From one Suricata suricatta isolate VVHF042 chromosome 8, meerkat_22Aug2017_6uvM2_HiC, whole genome shotgun sequence genomic stretch:
- the FKBP6 gene encoding inactive peptidyl-prolyl cis-trans isomerase FKBP6 produces MGDSAWNPGALQGDNASGQSLYQRLSRRMLDISGDRGVLKDIIREGAGDLVTPDASVLVKYSGYLEHMDKPFDSNCFRKTLRLMKLGEDITLWGMELGLLSMRRGELARFLFKPAYAYGMLGCPPLIPPNTTVLFEIELLDFLDSAESDKFCALSAEQQDQFPLQKVLKVAATEREFGNYLFRQNRFYDAKVRYKRALLLLHRRSAPPEEQHLVEAAKLLVLLNLSFTYLKLERPATALRYGEQALIIDQKNAKALFRCGQACLIMTEYQKARDFLVRAQKEQPFNHDINNELKKLASYYRDYTDKEKEMCHRMFAPYDNGSTVGEN; encoded by the exons ATGGGGGACAGCGCGTGGAACCCGGGAGCCCTGCAAGGGGACAACGCTTCCGGCCAG TCTCTGTACCAGAGGTTAAGTCGGAGGATGCTGGACATTTCCGGGGACCGGGGCGTGCTGAAGGACATCATCCGAGAGGGTGCTGGAGATCTGGTGACACCCGATGCTTCTGTGCTAG TGAAATATTCCGGATATCTGGAGCACATGGACAAGCCTTTTGATTCGAATTGCTTTAGGAAAACTCTTCGCTTGATGAAACTCGGAGAGG ATATTACACTTTGGGGCATGGAGTTGGGTCTCCTGAGCATGCGGAGAGGAGAGCTGGCCAGATTTCTGTTCAAACCAGCCTATGCCTACGGAATGCTGGGCTGCCCGCCCTTGATTCCCCCAAACACCACTGTCCTGTTTGAGATTGAGCTGCTTGACTTCCTGGATTCTGCTGAGTCAGACAAGTTTTGTGCCCTTTCAGCT GAGCAACAAGATCAGTTTCCGCTTCAGAAGGTCCTCAAAGTGGCAGCTACTGAACGGGAGTTTGGCAACTACCTTTTCCGCCAGAATCGTTTCTATGATGCCAAAGTGAGGTATAAACGG GCCTTGCTGCTGCTGCATCGGCGATCAGCGCCCCCTGAAGAGCAGCACCTGGTGGAAGCAGCCAAGCTTCTTGTCCTCCTTAACTTGTCCTTTACATACCTGAAGCTGGAGCGGCCCGCCACCGCCCTGCGCTACGGAGAACAGGCTCTGATCATTGACCAGAAGAACGCCAAGGCCCTCTTCCGGTGCGGACAG GCCTGTCTTATCATGACTGAGTATCAGAAGGCTCGAGATTTTCTAGTCCGAGCCCAGAAGGAACAGCCCTTCAATCATGACATCAATAACGAGCTGAAGAAACTGGCCAG CTATTACAGGGACTAcacagataaagagaaagaaatgtgtcACCGCATGTTCGCGCCCTATGATAATGGCTCTACAGTAGGAGAAAATTGA